A single region of the Lycium barbarum isolate Lr01 chromosome 2, ASM1917538v2, whole genome shotgun sequence genome encodes:
- the LOC132628935 gene encoding uncharacterized protein LOC132628935, whose product MCVVSDRHESIIHAVSKVYPIVPHLACIWHLWKNVTKQYTTNNEVLSPIFYSPAKAYTQDEFDNLMEKIGNVDIGVKRYLEDAGRDKWSRLYSPINRGWTMTSNIAECINEKLVAARELHIFDFLEEVEASTEYVYTVNDGPRRFIIDLKKKTCSCRMFQLDEIPCSHAWVVLKNKNLTADAYCSELFKPETVVNTYDVPVDSLPDETEWNVPISISDEVVMPPIYKRPPGRPKKKRDKPLQELMIGKRRNACGKCGRLGHNGCSCDNSSLNKKNK is encoded by the exons ATGTGTGTCGTGTCCGACAGACATGAAAGCATAATACACGCAGTTTCTAAGGTGTATCCTATTGTTCCTCATTTGGCTTGTATATGGCATTTGTGGAAAAATGTGACAAAGCAATACACAACAAACAATGAGGTGTTGAGTCCTATATTTTATTCACCGGCGAAGGCATACACCCAGGATGAGTTTGATAACTTGATGGAGAAGATTGGGAATGTTGATATTGGGGTAAAACGATACCTAGAAGATGCTGGAAGGGATAAATGGTCTAGGCTTTATTCACCTATTAACAGAGGATGGACAATGACTTCGAATATAGCCGAATGTATTAATGAAAAACTAGTTGCTGCAAGAGAGTTACATatttttgatttccttgaagaa GTTGAAGCGTCAACTGAATATGTTTACACAGTGAATGATGGACCGAGGCGTTTCATAATcgatttgaagaagaaaacttgCAGCTGTAGGATGTTCCAACTGGATGAGATACCATGTTCTCATGCATGGGTagtattgaaaaataaaaatttgactgCTGATGCATATTGTTCGGAATTATTCAAGCCAGAAACAGTTGTGAACACATATGATGTGCCGGTTGATTCTCTTCCCGATGAGACCGAGTGGAATGTTCCTATAAGTATATCAGATGAAGTTGTTATGCCACCGATCTATAAGAGACCCCCTGGGAGGCCAAAAAAGAAGAGGGACAAGCCATTACAGGAGTTGATGATTGGTAAACGCAGGAATGCTTGCGGTAAATGTGGACGTCTTGGTCATAACGGGTGTTCGTGTGATAATTCGTCGCTcaataagaagaataaataa
- the LOC132627332 gene encoding probable mediator of RNA polymerase II transcription subunit 26c isoform X1: MELDELRSILNNSSVDLWDLIDTAISVAILDHGKELRSRRDGIVEKIYNCNSDGNYEIPQSLIYNRNTESNIDDHKLKREEKSVEYEDLESKILTIKNHFEIPNQSDNCLVDLLQSLAEMDISFKVLEKTDIGRHVNRLRKHSSNEVRRLVKLLIRRWKDIVDEWVRLNTPVEETGGADTPFQPHLNNFQGDLKERESLYGNISNGSSSYCGHKQSVEKNIISLSSKRLREDYLEENHAKIRRTREVDLQDVRKPKKSVVANSISGFQAKYW, from the exons ATGGAATTGGATGAATTACGTTCAATCTTGAATAATTCTAGTGTGGATTTGTGGGATTTAATTGACACAGCCATTtctgtagccattcttgatcatGGAAAAGAGCTTCGTAGCCGAAGAGACGGCATTGTTGAGAAAATCTACAATTGTAATTCTGATGGAAATTATGAAATCCCACAAAGCTTGATATATAACAGAAATACTGAGAGCAATATTGATGATCATAAAttaaaaagagaggaaaagagtgtagaatatgaagatTTAGAGAGCAAAATCCTCACAATCAAGAATCattttgaaatcccaaatcag TCTGACAATTGCTTGGTTGATCTGCTTCAAAGTCTTGCTGAAATGGACATTAGTTTCAAGGTTCTTGAG AAAACAGATATTGGAAGGCATGTAAATAGACTGCGAAAGCATTCATCAAATGAAGTAAGAAGGCTTGTTAAACTGCTtatcag gAGATGGAAGGATATTGTTGATGAATGGGTGAGATTGAATACACCAGTGGAAGAAACAG GTGGTGCAGACACTCCTTTTCAACCCCACTTGAACAACTTTCAAGGTGATTTGAAAGAGAGAGAATCCCTTTATGGAAATATTTCAAACGGCTCATCATCTTATTGCGGTCATAAG CAGAGCGTAGAGAAGAACATTATTAGTCTATCGTCAAAACGCCTACGTGAGGATTACCTAGAAGAAAATCatg CCAAAATACGAAGGACAAGAGAAGTGGACCTTCAAGACGTACGCAAACCAAAAAAATCAGTGGTTGCTAACAGCATTTCTGGATTTCAAGCAAAATACTGGTAG
- the LOC132627332 gene encoding probable mediator of RNA polymerase II transcription subunit 26c isoform X4: protein MELDELRSILNNSSVDLWDLIDTAISVAILDHGKELRSRRDGIVEKIYNCNSDGNYEIPQSLIYNRNTESNIDDHKLKREEKSVEYEDLESKILTIKNHFEIPNQSDNCLVDLLQSLAEMDISFKVLEKTDIGRHVNRLRKHSSNEVRRLVKLLIRRWKDIVDEWVRLNTPVEETGGADTPFQPHLNNFQGDLKERESLYGNISNGSSSYCGHKAVKTHILDALGESKEERYNK, encoded by the exons ATGGAATTGGATGAATTACGTTCAATCTTGAATAATTCTAGTGTGGATTTGTGGGATTTAATTGACACAGCCATTtctgtagccattcttgatcatGGAAAAGAGCTTCGTAGCCGAAGAGACGGCATTGTTGAGAAAATCTACAATTGTAATTCTGATGGAAATTATGAAATCCCACAAAGCTTGATATATAACAGAAATACTGAGAGCAATATTGATGATCATAAAttaaaaagagaggaaaagagtgtagaatatgaagatTTAGAGAGCAAAATCCTCACAATCAAGAATCattttgaaatcccaaatcag TCTGACAATTGCTTGGTTGATCTGCTTCAAAGTCTTGCTGAAATGGACATTAGTTTCAAGGTTCTTGAG AAAACAGATATTGGAAGGCATGTAAATAGACTGCGAAAGCATTCATCAAATGAAGTAAGAAGGCTTGTTAAACTGCTtatcag gAGATGGAAGGATATTGTTGATGAATGGGTGAGATTGAATACACCAGTGGAAGAAACAG GTGGTGCAGACACTCCTTTTCAACCCCACTTGAACAACTTTCAAGGTGATTTGAAAGAGAGAGAATCCCTTTATGGAAATATTTCAAACGGCTCATCATCTTATTGCGGTCATAAG GCTGTGAAGACACATATACTCGATGCATTGGGAGAAAGCAAAGAGGAAAGATATAACAAATGA
- the LOC132627332 gene encoding probable mediator of RNA polymerase II transcription subunit 26c isoform X3, with translation MELDELRSILNNSSVDLWDLIDTAISVAILDHGKELRSRRDGIVEKIYNCNSDGNYEIPQSLIYNRNTESNIDDHKLKREEKSVEYEDLESKILTIKNHFEIPNQSDNCLVDLLQSLAEMDISFKVLEKTDIGRHVNRLRKHSSNEVRRLVKLLIRRWKDIVDEWVRLNTPVEETGGADTPFQPHLNNFQGDLKERESLYGNISNGSSSYCGHKPKYEGQEKWTFKTYANQKNQWLLTAFLDFKQNTGRQSLLYRLQRTRL, from the exons ATGGAATTGGATGAATTACGTTCAATCTTGAATAATTCTAGTGTGGATTTGTGGGATTTAATTGACACAGCCATTtctgtagccattcttgatcatGGAAAAGAGCTTCGTAGCCGAAGAGACGGCATTGTTGAGAAAATCTACAATTGTAATTCTGATGGAAATTATGAAATCCCACAAAGCTTGATATATAACAGAAATACTGAGAGCAATATTGATGATCATAAAttaaaaagagaggaaaagagtgtagaatatgaagatTTAGAGAGCAAAATCCTCACAATCAAGAATCattttgaaatcccaaatcag TCTGACAATTGCTTGGTTGATCTGCTTCAAAGTCTTGCTGAAATGGACATTAGTTTCAAGGTTCTTGAG AAAACAGATATTGGAAGGCATGTAAATAGACTGCGAAAGCATTCATCAAATGAAGTAAGAAGGCTTGTTAAACTGCTtatcag gAGATGGAAGGATATTGTTGATGAATGGGTGAGATTGAATACACCAGTGGAAGAAACAG GTGGTGCAGACACTCCTTTTCAACCCCACTTGAACAACTTTCAAGGTGATTTGAAAGAGAGAGAATCCCTTTATGGAAATATTTCAAACGGCTCATCATCTTATTGCGGTCATAAG CCAAAATACGAAGGACAAGAGAAGTGGACCTTCAAGACGTACGCAAACCAAAAAAATCAGTGGTTGCTAACAGCATTTCTGGATTTCAAGCAAAATACTGGTAGACAATCCCTATTATATAGACTGCAACGTACTAG GCTGTGA
- the LOC132627332 gene encoding probable mediator of RNA polymerase II transcription subunit 26c isoform X2, producing the protein MELDELRSILNNSSVDLWDLIDTAISVAILDHGKELRSRRDGIVEKIYNCNSDGNYEIPQSLIYNRNTESNIDDHKLKREEKSVEYEDLESKILTIKNHFEIPNQSDNCLVDLLQSLAEMDISFKVLEKTDIGRHVNRLRKHSSNEVRRLVKLLIRRWKDIVDEWVRLNTPVEETGGADTPFQPHLNNFQGDLKERESLYGNISNGSSSYCGHKSVEKNIISLSSKRLREDYLEENHAKIRRTREVDLQDVRKPKKSVVANSISGFQAKYW; encoded by the exons ATGGAATTGGATGAATTACGTTCAATCTTGAATAATTCTAGTGTGGATTTGTGGGATTTAATTGACACAGCCATTtctgtagccattcttgatcatGGAAAAGAGCTTCGTAGCCGAAGAGACGGCATTGTTGAGAAAATCTACAATTGTAATTCTGATGGAAATTATGAAATCCCACAAAGCTTGATATATAACAGAAATACTGAGAGCAATATTGATGATCATAAAttaaaaagagaggaaaagagtgtagaatatgaagatTTAGAGAGCAAAATCCTCACAATCAAGAATCattttgaaatcccaaatcag TCTGACAATTGCTTGGTTGATCTGCTTCAAAGTCTTGCTGAAATGGACATTAGTTTCAAGGTTCTTGAG AAAACAGATATTGGAAGGCATGTAAATAGACTGCGAAAGCATTCATCAAATGAAGTAAGAAGGCTTGTTAAACTGCTtatcag gAGATGGAAGGATATTGTTGATGAATGGGTGAGATTGAATACACCAGTGGAAGAAACAG GTGGTGCAGACACTCCTTTTCAACCCCACTTGAACAACTTTCAAGGTGATTTGAAAGAGAGAGAATCCCTTTATGGAAATATTTCAAACGGCTCATCATCTTATTGCGGTCATAAG AGCGTAGAGAAGAACATTATTAGTCTATCGTCAAAACGCCTACGTGAGGATTACCTAGAAGAAAATCatg CCAAAATACGAAGGACAAGAGAAGTGGACCTTCAAGACGTACGCAAACCAAAAAAATCAGTGGTTGCTAACAGCATTTCTGGATTTCAAGCAAAATACTGGTAG